A portion of the Vulpes vulpes isolate BD-2025 chromosome 5, VulVul3, whole genome shotgun sequence genome contains these proteins:
- the DIPK1C gene encoding divergent protein kinase domain 1C, which produces MARRRPGRCGRCGRCGRCGRCGRRGRCGRGGRGALLACAACTAGWVLAAALLLRAHPGVLSERCTDEKSRRILAALCQEYQGGVLVGDLCEDLCVAGQLRYQRCLYYERGKKVLQATWRGRPIILKSKEEAFSSFQPLSLPEDAAEEGGPDALEAELHLLVAGEVRNALGLELSGGSLGPLWPGRRGRGRRGQLASLWALLQQEEFVLFSLLQDLSRHALPVLGSCGHFYAVEYLAAGSPRHRALFPLEGATGVPRGGRGQARAVSDMALSFLDMVSHFEDDFAYRLHLCDVKPENFAIRNDFTVVAIDVDMAFFEPKMREILEQNCTGDEDCNFFDCFSKCDLRVNKCGAERVNSNLQVICDKIFRHWFSSSLGRWAIPFPLQRQLRDAVQECADPRSMARSPPRAASDVFWKLRSLLRATQRELQEAEE; this is translated from the exons atGGCGCGGAGGCGGCCGGGGCGCTGCGGGCGCTGCGGGCGCTGCGGGCGCTGCGGGCGctgcgggcggcgcgggcggtgcgggcggggcgggcggggcgcgctgCTGGCCTGCGCTGCGTGCACGGCGGGCTGGGTGCTGGCGGCCGCGCTGCTGCTCCGCGCGCACCCGGGCGTCCTCTCCGAGCGCTGCACGGATGAGAAGAGCCGGCGCATCCTGGCCGCGCTG TGCCAGGAGTACCAGGGCGGGGTGCTGGTGGGCGACCTCTGCGAGGACCTGTGCGTGGCGGGGCAGCTGCGGTACCAGCGCTGTCTGTACTACGAGCGGGGCAAGAAGGTGCTGCAGGCTACCTGGCGCGGCCGGCCCATCATCCTCAAGTCCAAGGAGGAGGCTTTCTCCAGCTTCCAGCCGCTCAGCTTGCCCGAGGACGCGGCCGAGGAGGGCGGCCCGGACGCCCTGGAGGCAGAGCTGCACCTGCTGGTGGCCGGCGAGGTCAGGAAcgccctgggcctggagctgtcGGGCGGCAGCCTGGGGCCGCTGTGGCCGGGGCGgcgcggccgggggcggcggggccagCTGGCCAGCCTGTGGGCCCTGCTGCAGCAGGAGGAGTTCGTGCTCTTCAGCCTCCTGCAGGACCTGAGCCGGCACGCCCTGCCCGTGCTGGGCTCCTGCGGCCACTTCTACGCCGTGGAGTACCTGGCCGCGGGCAGCCCCCGCCACCGGGCCCTCTTCCCGCTCGAGGGGGCCACGGGGGTcccccggggcggccggggccaggccagggctgtCAGCGACATGGCGCTCAGCTTCCTGGACATGGTGAGCCACTTCGAGGATGACTTTGCTTACCGCCTGCACCTGTGCGATGTCAAGCCCGAAAACTTTGCCATCAGGAATGACTTTACG GTGGTGGCCATCGATGTGGACATGGCCTTTTTTGAACCTAAAATGAGGGAAATTCTCGAGCAGAATTGCACAGGAGATGAAGACTGTAATTTCTttgactgtttttcaaagtgtgaTTTGCGAGTCAACAAGTGTGGAGCAGAAAGAGTGAACAGCAACTTACAG GTCATCTGCGACAAGATATTCCGCCACTGGTTCTCCTCGAGTCTGGGGAGGTGGGCCATACCCTTCCCACTGCAGCGGCAGTTGCGGGACGCAGTGCAGGAGTGCGCTGACCCTCGGAGCATGGCCCGCAGCCCCCCGAGAGCAGCCTCTGACGTGTTCTGGAAGCTTCGGAGTCTCCTCCGAGCCACGCAGAGGGAACTGCAGGAGGCAGAGGAGTAG